In Streptomyces thermolilacinus SPC6, a single genomic region encodes these proteins:
- a CDS encoding HAMP domain-containing protein: protein MTDTVENPRPARPRKRQTGAVGEQELRKLLAGLTAVRDGDFGTRLPEGADGLLGEIATVFNGMVDQLSLFTSEVTRVAREVGTEGTLGGQAVVPGVSGTWADLTDSVNAMAGNLTTQVRDIAQVATAVAKGDLSQKIDVDARGEILELKNTINTMVDQLAAFADEVTRVAREVGTEGRLGGQADVKGVSGTWRDLTHSVNFMAGNLTAQVRSIAQVATAVAKGDLSQKIDVDAGGEILELKNTINTMVYQLSAFADEVTRVAREVGTEGRLGGQADVKGVSGTWKDLTESVNVMADNLTAQVRSIAEVTTAVARGDLSQKIRVDARGEILALKETINTMVDQLSAFADEVTRVAREVGTEGNLGGQATVRGVSGTWKDLTDNVNVMASNLTGQVRSIAQVATAVAKGDLSQKITVEAKGEVAALAGVINTMVDTLSAFADEVTRVAREVGTEGILGGQARVPNVAGTWKDLTDNVNSMANNLTGQVRNIALVTTAVANGDLSKKIDVDARGEILELKTTINTMVDQLSSFAAEVTRVAREVGSEGRLGGQAEVEGVSGTWKRLTENVNELAGNLTRQVRAIAEVASAVAEGDLTRSITVEASGEVAQLKDNINAMVGSLRETTRANEEQDWLKTSLAHISGLMQGHRDLPTVAGLVMQELTPLVSAQYGGFYLAEDASDGTELRLVGSYGRPAGDKLPDRFRLGEALVGQAALSRRTIAADGVPGQYISITCGLGEMTPGSVIVLPIMVEEQVLGVIELASFTPFTSVHRDFLEQLMEMLGVNVNTIVANARTDELLEESQRLAAELQARSEELQVQQDELQRSNAELEEKAALLADRNRDIERKNLEIEQARQELEARAQQLSLASRYKSEFLANMSHELRTPLNSLLILAQLLAQNPTRNLTPKQVEYAGIIHSAGSDLLQLINDILDLSKVEAGKMDINPERVPLRGLLDYVEATFRPMTTQKGLDFAITTAPGVPTDVLTDDSRLRQVLRNLLSNAVKFTEHGSVELLIEPVPEDQVPATVSRADGPVAAFRVKDTGIGIAEDQLESIFGAFQQADGTTSRKYGGTGLGLSISREIAHLLGGAVTAESVPGQGSTFTLYLPVARTDFRAEPAPALPSATAGDTEPSHELPEGTRRGTAVAPRPRPTRRLLVIEERPRGLLSLVAESAVAEVGGGDTHPGDGVDLEVIAAVGAQEAAAALATEPFHCVVLELDMADSEALRFLDAMDGDAALRTVPVLAHTGRRHDRDQEQALRQRAGRRPLEVLSSLDELRERIALHLSAEQPGNVVVPLVRTEDVTTPEPPREVDDVLQGRTVLVVDDDARNLYALSGILELHGLRVLHAENGRKSIETLREHPEIDLVLMDVMMPEMDGYTATAEIRRMPEYTGLPVIAVTAKAMPGDREKSIMAGASDYVTKPVDAHDLIARVRHWMRVRTTGAESAR from the coding sequence ATGACTGACACGGTCGAGAATCCCCGCCCCGCGCGACCGCGCAAGCGTCAGACGGGTGCGGTCGGCGAGCAGGAGCTGCGCAAGCTCCTGGCCGGTCTGACGGCGGTGCGGGACGGCGACTTCGGCACCCGTCTGCCCGAGGGCGCGGACGGCCTCCTCGGTGAGATCGCCACCGTCTTCAACGGCATGGTGGACCAGCTGTCCCTGTTCACCTCCGAGGTGACCCGCGTCGCCCGCGAGGTCGGTACGGAGGGGACGCTCGGCGGCCAGGCGGTCGTGCCCGGCGTGTCCGGAACGTGGGCCGACCTGACCGACTCCGTCAACGCCATGGCGGGCAACCTCACCACGCAGGTCCGGGACATCGCGCAGGTGGCGACGGCGGTCGCCAAGGGTGACCTGTCGCAGAAGATCGATGTGGACGCGCGGGGCGAGATCCTGGAGCTGAAGAACACCATCAACACGATGGTGGACCAGCTGGCGGCGTTCGCGGACGAGGTGACGCGGGTCGCCCGTGAGGTGGGTACGGAGGGCCGGCTCGGCGGTCAGGCCGACGTCAAGGGCGTCTCCGGCACCTGGCGCGATCTGACCCACTCCGTGAACTTCATGGCGGGCAACCTCACCGCCCAGGTGCGGTCCATCGCGCAGGTGGCGACGGCGGTCGCCAAGGGTGACCTGTCGCAGAAGATCGATGTGGACGCGGGGGGCGAGATCCTGGAGCTGAAGAACACCATCAACACGATGGTGTACCAGCTGTCGGCGTTCGCGGACGAGGTGACGCGGGTCGCCCGTGAGGTGGGTACGGAGGGCCGGCTCGGCGGTCAGGCCGACGTCAAGGGCGTCTCCGGCACCTGGAAGGACCTCACCGAGTCCGTCAACGTCATGGCGGACAACCTCACCGCCCAGGTGCGGTCCATCGCCGAGGTCACCACCGCCGTGGCGCGCGGCGACCTCTCCCAGAAGATCCGCGTGGACGCCCGCGGCGAGATCCTCGCCCTGAAGGAGACCATCAACACGATGGTCGACCAGCTCTCGGCGTTCGCGGACGAGGTGACGCGGGTCGCCCGCGAGGTCGGCACCGAGGGCAACCTGGGAGGCCAGGCGACCGTCCGGGGCGTCTCCGGCACGTGGAAGGACCTCACCGACAACGTCAACGTGATGGCGTCCAACCTCACCGGGCAGGTGCGGTCCATCGCCCAGGTCGCGACGGCGGTCGCCAAGGGCGACCTGTCGCAGAAGATCACAGTCGAGGCCAAGGGCGAGGTCGCCGCGCTGGCCGGGGTCATCAACACGATGGTCGACACCCTCTCCGCGTTCGCGGACGAGGTGACCCGCGTCGCCCGCGAGGTCGGCACCGAGGGCATCCTCGGCGGCCAGGCCCGCGTGCCGAACGTCGCCGGCACGTGGAAGGACCTCACCGACAACGTCAACTCGATGGCGAACAACCTGACCGGCCAGGTCCGCAACATCGCCCTCGTCACCACCGCCGTCGCCAACGGCGACCTGTCGAAGAAGATCGACGTCGACGCGCGCGGCGAGATCCTCGAACTCAAGACGACCATCAACACGATGGTCGATCAGCTCTCCTCCTTCGCCGCCGAGGTCACCCGCGTCGCCCGCGAGGTCGGCAGCGAGGGCCGGCTCGGCGGCCAGGCCGAGGTGGAGGGCGTCTCCGGCACCTGGAAGCGCCTCACCGAGAACGTCAACGAGCTGGCCGGGAACCTCACCCGCCAGGTCCGCGCCATCGCCGAGGTGGCCAGCGCCGTCGCCGAGGGCGACCTGACCCGCTCCATCACCGTCGAGGCGTCCGGCGAGGTCGCCCAGCTCAAGGACAACATCAACGCGATGGTGGGGTCCCTGCGCGAGACGACCCGCGCCAACGAGGAGCAGGATTGGCTCAAGACGAGCCTCGCCCACATCTCCGGCCTGATGCAGGGGCACCGCGACCTTCCCACCGTGGCCGGGCTGGTCATGCAGGAGCTCACCCCGCTCGTGTCGGCGCAGTACGGCGGCTTCTACCTGGCCGAGGACGCCTCCGACGGCACGGAACTGCGGCTCGTCGGCTCGTACGGACGCCCGGCCGGGGACAAGCTGCCCGACCGGTTCCGCCTCGGGGAGGCCCTGGTCGGCCAGGCCGCGCTCAGCCGGCGCACCATCGCCGCCGACGGCGTGCCCGGCCAGTACATCAGCATCACCTGCGGCCTCGGCGAGATGACCCCGGGCAGCGTCATCGTCCTGCCGATCATGGTGGAGGAGCAGGTCCTCGGCGTCATCGAGCTGGCGTCCTTCACGCCCTTCACCTCCGTCCACCGCGACTTCCTCGAGCAGCTGATGGAGATGCTCGGCGTCAACGTGAACACGATCGTCGCCAACGCCCGCACCGACGAGCTGCTGGAGGAGTCGCAGCGGCTGGCCGCCGAGCTCCAGGCACGCTCCGAGGAACTCCAGGTCCAGCAGGACGAACTCCAGCGCTCCAACGCGGAGCTGGAGGAGAAGGCGGCCCTGCTCGCCGACCGCAACCGCGACATCGAGCGCAAGAACCTGGAGATCGAGCAGGCCCGCCAGGAGCTGGAGGCGCGGGCCCAGCAGCTGTCCCTCGCCTCGAGGTACAAGTCCGAGTTCCTGGCCAACATGAGCCACGAACTGCGCACCCCGCTCAACAGCCTGCTCATCCTCGCCCAGCTGCTCGCCCAGAACCCCACGCGCAACCTGACGCCGAAGCAGGTCGAGTACGCGGGCATCATCCACTCGGCAGGCTCCGACCTGCTCCAGCTGATCAACGACATCCTCGACCTGTCCAAGGTCGAGGCGGGGAAGATGGACATCAACCCCGAGCGGGTCCCGCTGCGCGGGCTCCTCGACTACGTCGAGGCGACCTTCAGGCCCATGACCACGCAGAAGGGCCTCGACTTCGCCATCACCACGGCGCCCGGCGTGCCCACCGACGTGCTCACCGACGACTCCAGGCTGCGCCAGGTCCTGCGCAACCTGCTGTCCAACGCGGTGAAGTTCACCGAGCACGGCAGCGTCGAGCTGCTCATCGAACCGGTCCCCGAGGACCAGGTACCCGCCACCGTCTCCCGGGCCGACGGCCCCGTGGCCGCGTTCCGGGTCAAGGACACCGGCATCGGTATCGCCGAGGACCAGCTGGAGAGCATCTTCGGCGCCTTCCAGCAGGCCGACGGCACCACCAGCCGCAAGTACGGCGGCACCGGCCTCGGCCTGTCCATCAGCCGCGAGATCGCCCACCTCCTCGGCGGCGCCGTCACCGCGGAGAGCGTGCCGGGACAGGGCAGCACCTTCACCCTGTACCTGCCCGTCGCCCGTACCGACTTCCGTGCCGAGCCCGCACCGGCGCTCCCCAGCGCCACGGCCGGGGACACCGAGCCGTCCCACGAGCTGCCGGAGGGAACCCGGCGGGGAACGGCCGTCGCGCCGCGCCCCCGCCCGACGCGCCGCCTGCTGGTGATCGAGGAGCGGCCGCGCGGTCTGCTGTCCCTCGTCGCTGAGAGCGCCGTCGCCGAGGTGGGAGGCGGGGACACGCACCCCGGCGACGGAGTGGACCTGGAGGTCATCGCCGCCGTCGGCGCGCAGGAGGCCGCCGCCGCCCTCGCCACGGAGCCGTTCCACTGCGTCGTGCTGGAGCTGGACATGGCCGACAGCGAGGCCCTGCGGTTCCTCGACGCCATGGACGGCGACGCGGCCCTGCGCACCGTGCCGGTCCTCGCCCACACCGGCCGCCGCCACGACCGCGACCAGGAGCAGGCCCTGCGGCAACGGGCCGGCCGCCGGCCGCTCGAAGTCCTGTCCAGCCTGGACGAGCTGCGCGAACGCATCGCCCTGCACCTGTCCGCCGAGCAGCCCGGCAACGTGGTCGTGCCGCTCGTCCGCACCGAGGACGTGACCACCCCGGAACCGCCACGCGAAGTGGACGACGTGCTCCAGGGACGAACGGTCCTCGTCGTGGACGACGACGCCCGCAACCTCTACGCGCTCAGCGGCATCCTGGAACTCCACGGCCTGCGCGTGCTGCACGCGGAGAACGGCCGCAAGAGCATCGAGACGCTGCGCGAGCACCCCGAGATCGACCTCGTCCTGATGGACGTGATGATGCCGGAGATGGACGGATACACGGCGACCGCCGAGATCCGCCGCATGCCCGAGTACACCGGCCTGCCCGTCATCGCGGTCACCGCGAAGGCGATGCCCGGCGACCGGGAGAAGAGCATCATGGCGGGCGCCAGCGACTACGTCACCAAGCCGGTGGACGCGCACGACCTCATCGCCCGCGTCCGCCACTGGATGCGCGTACGCACCACCGGGGCGGAGTCCGCGCGATGA
- a CDS encoding SpoIIE family protein phosphatase, protein MTSPETRSGPEPKGTPYAPDTAGPVADLSTGGAAELPVPYAIHPSPAGRQDQDSAVGRLAATVERLRAEVRAAQAAADGRALIELAKGVLIERLRCGPAQAARQLSELAEQAGVAPLELAADIVNQAARDHVADVVDDFVRRTGGEPCTDEDSDVSVGVRLRTAESAALAADDTQRVVESLLEHALAPLGATGAAVWTAGSDGSLTLSGHAGFSVEEASRWRYVPPGVATVARRALDDRETVRITSLAESGVPSIGRADFPQGGRIAMPAGTGGRVHGVLEICWPAPLRPQPQPVVRQLEALAELCAHTLETLPASAAHPPGVSRELADVSELVDLSDGLYDPALVLTPHLDAEGRLADFRIRHVNHHFQDPAGRPRSAVTGALLLEAYPMAAGESELFGNVERVYATGEPFRARRTTLTALVDQVPLAVFADISVSRHGGGVLLIWRIEDETARLASLLQHAQRLGRVGGFEENLTTGEITWNGQLFSLYGRAQTEGPVSLQDLASHAHPDDGVAIGRFLRAVLHHGRSDTVAFRLSRPDGVTRHIRVIAEPVLDTDGRLVAVRGAYQDISSQHWTEVALAATRDQLAQTEQEAAERNRLALQLQHAIMPPTRAPLNAPGLDVAVRYRPAESESLVGGDWYDTVVLPSKQILLCVGDVAGHGIEAATGMVVLRNAMRGLAVTGAGPAQLLAWLNMVAHHLTEQVTATAVCGVYDPVTRVLRWARAGHLPPVLVRAEEAEPLPMPQGLLLGALAEAEYEEAEVTLEPGDSLLMYTDGLVERRDTAVQDSLNHLLTTARGPAPSLGQRLDRLLTHSRSDTDDDTCLIGIHIE, encoded by the coding sequence ATGACGAGCCCCGAGACCCGCAGCGGCCCCGAGCCCAAGGGCACGCCGTACGCGCCGGACACAGCGGGCCCGGTGGCGGACCTCTCCACGGGTGGCGCCGCCGAACTCCCCGTCCCGTACGCCATCCACCCATCCCCGGCGGGCCGCCAGGACCAGGACTCCGCGGTCGGGCGGCTCGCCGCCACCGTGGAACGCCTGCGGGCCGAGGTGCGCGCCGCACAGGCCGCCGCCGACGGGCGGGCCCTCATCGAACTCGCCAAGGGCGTGCTCATCGAGCGCCTGCGCTGCGGACCGGCGCAGGCGGCGCGGCAGCTGTCCGAGCTGGCCGAACAGGCCGGTGTCGCACCGCTGGAACTCGCGGCCGACATCGTCAACCAGGCCGCCCGCGACCATGTCGCCGACGTCGTGGACGACTTCGTCCGCCGCACCGGCGGCGAGCCGTGCACCGACGAGGACAGCGACGTATCCGTGGGCGTGCGGCTGCGCACGGCGGAGAGCGCCGCGCTGGCCGCCGACGACACCCAGCGGGTGGTCGAGTCGCTGCTGGAGCACGCCCTGGCGCCGCTCGGCGCGACCGGCGCCGCCGTGTGGACGGCCGGCTCCGACGGGTCCCTCACCCTCTCCGGCCACGCCGGTTTCAGTGTCGAGGAGGCGAGCCGCTGGCGGTACGTGCCGCCGGGCGTGGCGACCGTCGCCCGTCGTGCCCTGGACGACCGCGAGACCGTACGGATCACCTCGCTCGCCGAGTCGGGCGTCCCGTCCATCGGCCGCGCCGACTTCCCGCAGGGCGGCCGCATCGCCATGCCCGCCGGGACCGGCGGCCGGGTCCACGGCGTCCTGGAGATCTGCTGGCCCGCCCCGCTGCGCCCCCAGCCACAGCCGGTCGTACGGCAGCTGGAGGCGCTCGCCGAGCTGTGCGCGCACACCCTGGAGACCCTCCCGGCATCCGCGGCGCACCCGCCGGGCGTCTCCCGGGAGCTCGCCGACGTGTCGGAGCTGGTGGATCTGTCCGACGGGCTGTACGACCCCGCGCTGGTCCTCACCCCGCACCTGGACGCGGAGGGACGGCTCGCCGACTTCCGCATCCGCCACGTCAACCACCACTTCCAGGACCCCGCGGGCCGGCCGCGCTCCGCCGTCACCGGCGCGCTGCTGCTGGAGGCGTACCCCATGGCCGCCGGGGAGAGCGAACTCTTCGGCAACGTCGAACGCGTCTACGCGACCGGCGAGCCGTTCCGCGCGCGCCGGACCACGCTGACCGCCCTCGTCGATCAGGTGCCCCTGGCCGTGTTCGCCGACATCAGCGTCAGCCGGCACGGCGGCGGCGTCCTCCTCATCTGGCGCATCGAGGACGAGACCGCCCGCCTCGCCAGCCTCCTCCAGCACGCCCAGCGCCTCGGCCGCGTCGGTGGCTTCGAGGAGAACCTGACGACCGGTGAGATCACCTGGAACGGCCAGCTGTTCTCCCTGTACGGCCGCGCGCAGACCGAGGGCCCCGTGTCGCTCCAGGACCTCGCCTCGCACGCCCACCCGGACGACGGGGTGGCCATCGGCCGTTTCCTGCGGGCCGTCCTGCACCACGGCCGGTCCGACACGGTCGCGTTCCGGCTCAGCCGCCCCGACGGCGTCACCCGGCACATCCGGGTCATCGCCGAGCCGGTCCTCGACACCGACGGCCGTCTCGTCGCGGTGCGCGGCGCCTACCAGGACATCTCGTCGCAGCACTGGACCGAGGTGGCGCTCGCCGCGACCCGCGACCAGCTCGCCCAGACCGAGCAGGAGGCCGCCGAGCGCAACCGGCTGGCGCTCCAGCTCCAGCACGCGATCATGCCGCCCACCCGCGCCCCGCTCAACGCGCCGGGCCTCGACGTCGCCGTGCGCTACCGGCCCGCCGAGTCCGAGTCGCTGGTCGGCGGCGACTGGTATGACACGGTCGTCCTGCCGTCCAAGCAGATCCTGCTGTGTGTCGGTGACGTCGCAGGCCACGGCATCGAGGCGGCCACGGGCATGGTGGTGCTGCGCAACGCCATGCGCGGCCTCGCCGTCACCGGGGCGGGCCCCGCCCAGCTGCTGGCCTGGCTCAACATGGTGGCCCACCACCTCACCGAGCAGGTCACGGCCACCGCCGTGTGCGGCGTGTACGACCCGGTGACGCGGGTCCTGCGCTGGGCTCGGGCCGGTCACCTCCCGCCCGTGCTGGTGCGTGCGGAGGAGGCAGAGCCGCTGCCGATGCCGCAGGGTCTGCTCCTCGGCGCGCTCGCCGAGGCGGAGTACGAGGAGGCCGAGGTCACGCTGGAGCCGGGCGACTCCCTGCTCATGTACACCGACGGCCTGGTGGAGCGGCGCGACACGGCCGTGCAGGACTCGCTCAACCACCTGCTGACCACGGCGCGCGGCCCGGCGCCGTCGCTCGGGCAGCGTCTGGACCGGCTGCTGACACACAGCCGCTCCGACACGGACGACGACACCTGCCTGATCGGCATCCACATCGAGTAG
- a CDS encoding MBL fold metallo-hydrolase, translated as MAARVEHLVTTGTFSLDGGTWDVDNNVWIVGDDAEAIVIDAAHDADAILAALGGRALRAVVCTHAHDDHVNAAPALADATGAPILLHRDDLPLWKLTHPGRHPDGELADGQELTIAGTGLTVLHTPGHAPGAVSLYASELGTVFTGDTLFAGGPGATGRSFSHFPTIIDSIRDRLLTLPPETVVRTGHGDTTTIGAEAPQLDEWIKRGH; from the coding sequence GGCACGTTCTCGCTGGACGGCGGCACCTGGGACGTGGACAACAACGTGTGGATCGTCGGGGACGACGCCGAGGCCATCGTGATCGACGCCGCGCACGACGCCGACGCCATTCTGGCCGCCCTCGGCGGCCGGGCGCTGCGGGCCGTCGTCTGCACCCACGCCCACGACGACCACGTCAATGCCGCCCCCGCGCTCGCCGACGCGACCGGTGCCCCGATTCTGCTGCACCGGGACGACCTGCCGCTGTGGAAGCTGACCCACCCCGGCCGCCACCCGGACGGCGAGCTGGCCGACGGTCAGGAACTCACCATCGCGGGGACCGGCCTCACCGTCCTGCACACCCCTGGCCACGCCCCCGGCGCGGTCAGCCTCTACGCATCCGAGTTGGGCACCGTGTTCACGGGTGACACCCTCTTCGCGGGTGGGCCGGGCGCCACCGGGCGCTCCTTCTCCCACTTCCCGACGATCATCGACTCGATCCGCGACCGGCTGCTCACCCTGCCGCCGGAGACCGTCGTGCGTACGGGACACGGTGACACGACCACGATCGGTGCCGAGGCTCCCCAGCTCGACGAATGGATCAAGCGGGGGCACTGA
- a CDS encoding MFS transporter, translating into MSGTSEAGTAHEAEGPPAVRRRRVLADLTPLRTSPDYRRLWVGNTISWTGQGMTTLAVSLHVYDLTKSSFSVGLVGLCSLVPLVTFGLYGGAVADRVDRRRLGLVSAVGLALLSAVLAAGTVAGLHHVAFLYTVVALQAVCGAVNSPARQAMIPRLLPKEQLPAANALSSITTTSGALIGPMLGGLVVGAWGYETAYLIDAVAFSAALYAMWRLPAMPPQHTDGAKRPSVLDGLRFLATRPNVRMTFYTDFCAMILAHPRALFPALAVLSYDGDARTTGLLVAAPAMGALLGGVFSGWLGRINRHGLAIVLSVAAWGAATAVFGLTRDLWLGLLFLAVAGCADTVSMVFRSTVLQSAVPDHMRGRLQGVFIVVVAGGPRAGDFLAGTAGDVFSPTTAVVAGGVACVVAVTVLALVRPGFLRYDGRTPQP; encoded by the coding sequence GTGAGCGGGACCTCCGAGGCCGGGACGGCACACGAGGCCGAGGGCCCGCCAGCAGTCCGGCGGCGGCGCGTCCTCGCCGATCTGACGCCCCTGCGCACCAGTCCGGACTACCGCCGCCTGTGGGTGGGCAACACGATCTCCTGGACCGGGCAGGGGATGACCACCCTCGCGGTCTCCCTGCATGTGTACGACCTGACGAAGTCGAGTTTCTCGGTCGGCCTCGTCGGCCTGTGCTCCCTCGTGCCGCTCGTCACGTTCGGCCTGTACGGGGGCGCCGTGGCGGACAGGGTGGACCGTCGGCGCCTGGGACTCGTCAGCGCGGTCGGGCTGGCGCTGCTCTCGGCGGTGCTGGCCGCCGGTACGGTCGCCGGACTCCACCATGTGGCGTTCCTGTACACGGTGGTGGCCCTGCAAGCGGTCTGCGGTGCCGTCAACTCGCCCGCCCGGCAGGCGATGATCCCCCGGCTCCTGCCGAAGGAGCAGCTACCGGCGGCCAACGCCCTGTCGTCGATCACCACGACGTCCGGCGCGCTGATCGGCCCCATGCTGGGCGGGCTCGTCGTCGGGGCGTGGGGGTACGAGACCGCGTACCTGATCGACGCCGTGGCCTTCAGCGCCGCGCTGTACGCGATGTGGCGGCTGCCCGCGATGCCGCCGCAGCACACCGACGGGGCGAAGCGGCCGTCCGTGCTGGACGGGCTGCGGTTCCTGGCCACGCGCCCGAACGTGCGGATGACGTTCTACACGGACTTCTGCGCGATGATCCTCGCCCACCCGCGTGCGCTGTTCCCGGCGCTGGCGGTGCTCTCGTACGACGGCGACGCCCGGACGACCGGTCTGCTCGTCGCCGCGCCCGCGATGGGCGCCCTCCTCGGCGGGGTCTTCTCCGGGTGGCTCGGCAGGATCAACCGCCACGGCCTGGCCATCGTGCTGTCGGTCGCCGCGTGGGGCGCGGCGACGGCCGTGTTCGGGCTGACCCGCGATCTCTGGCTGGGTCTGCTGTTCCTCGCCGTGGCGGGCTGCGCGGACACCGTCTCCATGGTGTTCCGGTCCACCGTGCTCCAGAGCGCGGTTCCCGACCATATGCGGGGCCGCCTCCAGGGTGTGTTCATCGTCGTGGTCGCGGGCGGCCCCCGCGCCGGCGACTTCCTCGCCGGTACGGCCGGTGACGTGTTCTCGCCGACGACCGCCGTGGTCGCCGGGGGTGTCGCGTGTGTGGTGGCGGTGACCGTTCTGGCCCTGGTCCGCCCGGGGTTCCTCCGCTACGACGGCCGGACGCCGCAGCCCTGA
- a CDS encoding EF-hand domain-containing protein: MTSDKARKLFEALDLDNDGTLTREEVIIALRTKGPSLAAAGDLPFWGLGDTDASSALFDSADQNGDAVLTLEEFAAVVDRRFGWT; this comes from the coding sequence GTGACCAGTGACAAGGCCCGGAAGCTGTTCGAGGCGCTGGACCTCGACAACGACGGGACGCTGACCCGCGAAGAGGTGATCATCGCCCTGCGGACGAAGGGGCCGTCCCTCGCCGCGGCCGGCGATCTGCCGTTCTGGGGGCTGGGCGACACCGACGCGTCCTCCGCGCTGTTCGACAGCGCCGACCAGAACGGGGACGCGGTGCTGACGCTGGAGGAGTTCGCGGCAGTCGTGGATCGCCGGTTCGGCTGGACCTGA
- the cpt gene encoding chloramphenicol phosphotransferase CPT, which produces MIILNGGSSSGKSGIVRCLQAVLPEPWLAFGCDSFVDAMPARMQASDGGIVFAEDGAVSVGAEFRALEAAWAQGIAAMARAGARIVIDDVFLGGAASQQRWREALGDLNVLWVGVRCESTVAAGREIARGDRIQGMAASQAEAVHQGVVYDVEVDTTHTEALVCARTIAAHVS; this is translated from the coding sequence ATGATCATTCTCAACGGTGGTTCCAGCTCGGGGAAGTCCGGGATCGTACGGTGCCTGCAAGCCGTACTGCCGGAGCCGTGGCTGGCGTTCGGATGCGACTCGTTCGTCGACGCCATGCCCGCGAGGATGCAGGCGTCGGACGGGGGAATCGTGTTCGCCGAGGATGGCGCCGTGAGCGTCGGAGCGGAGTTCCGGGCGCTGGAGGCGGCCTGGGCGCAGGGCATCGCGGCGATGGCCCGTGCGGGCGCCAGGATCGTCATCGACGACGTCTTCCTCGGCGGAGCGGCGTCCCAGCAGCGGTGGCGGGAGGCCCTGGGCGATCTGAACGTGCTGTGGGTCGGCGTCCGGTGCGAGAGCACGGTCGCCGCGGGCCGTGAGATCGCGCGAGGCGACCGCATCCAGGGGATGGCCGCGTCGCAGGCGGAGGCGGTGCACCAAGGGGTGGTGTACGACGTGGAGGTGGACACGACGCACACCGAGGCCCTGGTGTGCGCGCGAACCATCGCCGCCCACGTCAGCTGA
- a CDS encoding PP2C family protein-serine/threonine phosphatase, translating to MEEIAALERALRRAAPHTLPEVVRAALAERYGAGQVTLRMADYAMRSLQDVEAPAWVTEPVEPVPVHGSPQGRAFGSQEPYVLGDPETGPVAVHLPVTIRGDRLGVLSVELPRHTDLRSTLPELQQVCDALGHEILVAERDTDVYVLARRATRLTLAAEMQWQLLPGRSCTRPEFALGAQLEPAYAVFGDNYDWSVSSDHLTLTVANGMGEGIDAALLTNLAVNALRNARRAGLDLAGQATLADQAVYAQYRGRAHVSVLLLRFSLSTGEVEAVDAGSPRLWRLRDRTVEACPFDAQLPLGMFEDTVYTPEHFTVLPGDRLLFASDGVYDAVSGSGESYGERALPRALTATRLLPPTQVPSAVLRALSEHHGEPPLDDDALVVCLDWYGRGRPDGAGAAG from the coding sequence GTGGAAGAGATCGCTGCCTTGGAGCGGGCCCTGCGCCGCGCCGCGCCGCACACCCTGCCCGAGGTCGTGAGGGCCGCTCTCGCGGAGCGGTACGGAGCCGGGCAGGTGACGCTCCGCATGGCGGACTACGCTATGCGGTCCCTTCAGGACGTCGAGGCCCCGGCTTGGGTGACGGAACCGGTGGAACCGGTGCCCGTCCACGGGAGCCCGCAGGGCCGGGCCTTCGGCTCCCAGGAGCCGTATGTCCTCGGCGACCCGGAGACCGGCCCCGTCGCGGTGCATCTCCCGGTCACGATCCGGGGCGACCGCCTCGGCGTGCTGTCCGTGGAGCTTCCCCGCCACACCGACCTCCGGTCCACCCTCCCCGAGCTGCAGCAGGTCTGCGACGCGCTGGGCCACGAGATCCTCGTCGCGGAACGCGACACCGACGTGTACGTCCTGGCGCGGCGGGCCACCCGGCTCACCCTCGCCGCGGAGATGCAGTGGCAGCTCCTTCCCGGCCGGTCCTGCACGCGCCCCGAGTTCGCCCTCGGCGCCCAACTGGAGCCCGCCTACGCCGTCTTCGGGGACAACTACGACTGGTCCGTCTCCTCCGACCACCTCACCCTCACGGTGGCCAACGGCATGGGCGAGGGCATCGACGCGGCCCTGCTGACGAACCTCGCCGTGAACGCCCTGCGCAACGCCCGGCGCGCCGGGCTCGACCTCGCCGGTCAGGCCACCCTGGCGGACCAGGCGGTCTACGCGCAGTACCGGGGCCGCGCGCACGTGTCGGTGCTGCTCCTGCGGTTCAGCCTCTCCACCGGAGAGGTGGAGGCAGTGGACGCCGGTTCTCCCCGGCTGTGGCGTCTGCGCGACAGGACCGTCGAGGCGTGCCCCTTCGACGCGCAGCTGCCGCTCGGCATGTTCGAGGACACCGTGTACACCCCGGAGCACTTCACGGTCCTGCCCGGTGACCGGCTGCTGTTCGCCAGCGACGGGGTGTACGACGCGGTCTCCGGCAGCGGCGAGAGCTACGGTGAGCGGGCCCTGCCGCGCGCGCTGACCGCGACGCGTCTCCTGCCGCCGACGCAGGTGCCCAGTGCCGTACTGCGCGCGCTGTCCGAACATCACGGTGAGCCCCCCTTGGACGACGACGCCCTCGTCGTGTGCCTCGACTGGTATGGACGAGGGAGGCCGGACGGCGCGGGTGCCGCGGGCTGA